The nucleotide sequence GCTCCATCGCGGCCTCGAGCGCTGGCTTGAAGAGCTCCACCTTCACCTGGTCGAACGGCGGCACGCCGCCATGGGCGCCCGTCCACTTCGCGAGCAGCGGGTTGGTCTGCTCCGGAGCAGCCGGCGCGGCGGGGGCGGTCGTCTGAGGCGCGGTGGCCAAGTTCTGGGACTCCTGCGAGGTCGTCGCACAGCCGGTGGACACGAGTACGGCCATGCCCGCGCCAGCGAAGAAGAGCTTACGCATGTAGAGGATGTCTCCCGACGAAAGGGGGCTAACTGAAGAGGGACGCAGCCTAGCGGCATCGCGTCGCGAACCGGGGGACGGAATCGCGGGCACACCAACATGCCTGCCTGCCCATCTGTTCCCGGCCAACACCGTGGCCACGGGCAAGACGCGGTGTGTTACACCCAGCCCCCCCACAGCATTCACCCTCCAGGAATGACCGTGACGAGCACGCTGAAGGACCGCATCGAGAACGCCGACTTGCTGGCGAAGGTCGTCCCCGTCGAAGAGGCGGTGAAGCACGTCGTCCACGGCAACACCGTGGCCATCAGCGGCTTCACCAAGTCGGGTGAGCCGAAGACCTTCCTGCCGGCGCTGGCCTGGCACTTCTCCCAGACGGCGCCGGACGCCCGCATCACCCTGCTGTCCGGCGCGTCCCTGTCCGAGGACGTGGAGGGCCCCATGGCGCCCTTCATCGCCAAGCGCGGTCCGTACATGTCCTCGCCTGCCTCGCGGCGCCGCATCCATGCCGGGGAGATGGACTTCACGGACGTCCACCTGTCCGCCTTCGCGCGCAACCTGATGTATGGCTTCTACGGCGACATCGACGTGGCCGTCGTCGAGGTGTCGCGCATCCGGAAGAATGGCAGCGTCGTCCTCACGTCGTCGGTGGGCATCAGCGCGGAGGCGCTGGCCCGCGCGAAGAAGATTGTCCTCGAGGTCAACACCTCCGGGCCGGACTACACGGGCTTCCACGACATCGTCCTGCCCGCCGTCCATCCACACGTGGGCTGGCCGCTGCCGCTGGTGAACGTGAGGGACCGCATCGGCAACCCCTACGTGGAGCTCGACCTGAGCAAGGTGGTGGCGGTGGTGGAGTCCCGCACGCCCGACCACCCGGTGCCCTTCAAGGCGGCGGATGACACCGCCAGGCGCATCGCCGAGCACGTCATCGACTTCCTGATGCGCTGCCGTGAGCAGTACCAGTGGGGCAAGCGCCTGCCGCCCATCCAGTCCGGCGTGGGCAACGTGGCCAACGCCATCATCGGCCAGCTCTACGACTCTCCCTTCCAGAAAATCCGCTTCTGGACCGAGGTCTTCCAGGACGGGATGCTGCGCTACGTGGAGGACGACGCGAAGTTCGAATACGCGTCCGCCACCGCGGTGTCCTTCTCCTCCGAGGGCCGCCAGCGCTTCCTCGACATGTTCGAGCGGAGCAAGGACCGGCTGGTGCTGCGGCCCATGTGGCTGTCCAACAGCCCCGAAATCATCTCCCGCCTCTTCGTCATCGCGATGAACACCCCCATCGAGGTGGACATCTACGGACACGTCAACTCCACGCACATCGACGGCTCGCGCATCGTCAACGGCCTGGGCGGCTCGGGTGACTTCTTCCGCAACGCGTACCTGAGCATCGTCCACACGCCGTCCACGCGGAAGCTGCGGGATGGCCGCACGGTGAGCTGTGTCATGCCGTACGTGCGGCACATCGACCACACCGAGCACGACATCAAGTGCGTCGTCACCGAGCAGGGCTACGCGCTCAACATGGACATCCGCTCGCCCAAGCGGCGCGCCCAGGACATCATCGACCGCTGCGCGCACCCCTACTTCCGGCCGCTGCTGCACGCGTACCTCGACATGGCGGGCCCCGGCGACGAGCCGCGCGCCACCGACATGAAGGTGCTCCAGGGCTGGTGGGCGGACTACGACGCGGCGACGCGCGCCTTCCCCCAGAACGGCTGAGACACCGGCGGTGGAGCGCAACGGCCGCGAAGCCTGTCCCCCGGAGCTGGCCGCCCAGTTGCGGGAGGTGGACCGCCTGCGACGCAGCGGGCGGTATGCGTCCGCCCTCGCGCTCGCACGGGCGCTGGCGGAGGCCCATCCCCGGCAGGCTCGCGTGCTGCTGGAAGTGGCGCAGACGCTGGCCATCTGGGGCGGCGTCCCCGCGGAAGCGCTGGAGTGGTACGAGCGCGTGCTGGCGTTGGCCCCCGGCCACCTCACCAGCAGGCTGCACCGTGCCTTGTGCCTGTCGAGGCTGGGCCGCCATGAAGACGCGGTGGCGGACTTCGACGCGCTCGTCGCGGCGGGCTACCGCAAGGCCCTGGTGCTGCACATGAAGCGCGCCGAAGCACTGGAGGCGCTGGGCCGGGATGAAGCGGCGGAGCGGGACTGGACGCTCGCGATTGAGGAGGCCCCGGGCAACCCGTGGCTGCTCCAGCAGCGCGCCGCCGCGCGGGCCCGCCTGGGCCGGCTGGACGACGCGGCGCAGGACCTCACCGAGGCGCTCGCGTCCCAGACGGGCGACGAGGTGGACCCGGAGCTGCTGCACGCGCGCGGCGTGTTGCGTGAGCGTCAAGGTGACGTGGACGGTGCGCGCGCGGACTTCGAGGCGGGACTCTCCGCCTTTCGTGAAGGCGACCCACCCGCCCTGCTGGACGCGCTTCGTGAAGGAACCATGCGCAAACCATGACGGGCCCTTCGCGGCCACGGCATGCGACAAGAATGGCCATGCACACGGCGGCTCCGGCCGCGGGTGCTGATTCCGGGCCGGATGCTCCCGGAGAGGCGGGGGGGCTCGCGAGTGGGGCCGAGCTCCGACGCAATGCCTGACACCCCGTGAGAGCGCCGACTTGGAGCGGTGCTTGGGGACCACGTTGGTGGCGGGGAGCTGCGTGCGGACGCGGACCATGCCGAGCGCGGCGGTGGGCCAGAGGGAATCGCATGCCGGGCCGAAGGGAAGCGGCTCGAACCTGCGGTTCCCTCTGGTGTCGGGGTGATGCCCTGCGGTCAGGCCGCGACTTCGGCTTCAGGCTCCCGACGCACCTTCGCCAGCGCCGCCACGACGACCTCCGGCCCCGCGCCGTGCTTGTGGGCATTCTCACTCAGGTGCCTGCGCCACGCCCGCGCCCCGGGAAGCCCCTGGAAGAGCCCCAACATGTGCCGGGTGATGGCGCCCAGCGGCGCGCCGCGCAGCATGGCCTTCTCGATGTACGGCAGCATGGCCTCTACGACTTCGTGCCGCTGGGGCACCGGCGTGGTGGCGCCAAAGAAGCGGCGGTCGGCCTCGGCCAGCAGGTACGGGTTCTCATACGGGGCGCGGCCCATCATCACCCCGTCCACATGGCGCAGCTGCTCCGCGGCGGCGTCCAGCGTCTTGATGCCGCCGTTGATGCTGATGTCCAGGTGCGGGAACTCCGCCTTGAGCCGGTGCACCAGGTCGTAGCGCAGCGGCGGGACGTCGCGGTTCTCCTTGGGGCTCAGCCCCTGGAGCCAGGCCTTGCGCGCGTGCACGATGAAGCGGGTGCAGCCCGCGGCGGACACCTTCCGGATGAAGCCCTCCAGCGTGGGCCATTCCTCCAACTCGTCGATGGCGATGCGCGACTTCACCGTCACCGGGATGCTCACCGCCTCCCGCATCGCCCCCACCAGCCGAGCCACCAGGTCCGGCTCCGCCATCAGGCACGCACCGAAGCGGCCCGACTGGACGCGGTCGCTCGGGCAACCCACGTTGAGGTTGATTTCGTCGTATCCCCACTGCTCGCCAATGCGGGCGGACTCGGCGAGCGCCGCCGGCTCCGAACCGCCGAGCTGAAGCGCCACCGGGTGCTCCGCGGCGTCGTAGCCCAGCAGCCGCTCCCGGTCGCCATGCAGGATGGCGCCCGTGGTGACCATCTCCGTGTACAGCAGCGTGTGGCGGCTGAGCTGGCGATGGAAGTACCGGCAGTTGCGGTCCGTCCAGTCCATCATCGGCGCGACAGACAGCGGCATGGGATGAGTCGGCATCATGCGAGAACCCGGGGCAGCAGCCGGAGCGTCCCGTTCGGCGGGCCGCTCCCCTGCCGCCTGCATGTAGCCGGGTTTTCCGCCCCTGCCCACCCCTTTGCCGCCCCTCTTCCCTGGCCACCGGGCAGGCACCCACCGCGAACCATTTCACTCCGGGCAAATCCACCCAGCCAGCGAGCCCTTCCCGTCTGGTTGTCTGGCCGCCCTGACGGTCCGTGGATAGTCATGCCCGCATGAAAGCCTACGAACTGCAGCAGACAGGAAGCGCCGACGCATGGGTGCAGGTGGAGCGGCCGGAGCCCACGCCGGGCCACGGCCAGGCGCTGGTCCGGATCCGCGCGGTGTCCCTCAACTACCGGGACCTCTACATCGCCCTGGGCCGCTATCCCGGACCGCGCCCTGCCTCCCTCATCCCCGTGTCGGACGGCGCG is from Myxococcus virescens and encodes:
- a CDS encoding acetyl-CoA hydrolase/transferase C-terminal domain-containing protein; protein product: MTVTSTLKDRIENADLLAKVVPVEEAVKHVVHGNTVAISGFTKSGEPKTFLPALAWHFSQTAPDARITLLSGASLSEDVEGPMAPFIAKRGPYMSSPASRRRIHAGEMDFTDVHLSAFARNLMYGFYGDIDVAVVEVSRIRKNGSVVLTSSVGISAEALARAKKIVLEVNTSGPDYTGFHDIVLPAVHPHVGWPLPLVNVRDRIGNPYVELDLSKVVAVVESRTPDHPVPFKAADDTARRIAEHVIDFLMRCREQYQWGKRLPPIQSGVGNVANAIIGQLYDSPFQKIRFWTEVFQDGMLRYVEDDAKFEYASATAVSFSSEGRQRFLDMFERSKDRLVLRPMWLSNSPEIISRLFVIAMNTPIEVDIYGHVNSTHIDGSRIVNGLGGSGDFFRNAYLSIVHTPSTRKLRDGRTVSCVMPYVRHIDHTEHDIKCVVTEQGYALNMDIRSPKRRAQDIIDRCAHPYFRPLLHAYLDMAGPGDEPRATDMKVLQGWWADYDAATRAFPQNG
- a CDS encoding tetratricopeptide repeat protein, whose amino-acid sequence is MERNGREACPPELAAQLREVDRLRRSGRYASALALARALAEAHPRQARVLLEVAQTLAIWGGVPAEALEWYERVLALAPGHLTSRLHRALCLSRLGRHEDAVADFDALVAAGYRKALVLHMKRAEALEALGRDEAAERDWTLAIEEAPGNPWLLQQRAAARARLGRLDDAAQDLTEALASQTGDEVDPELLHARGVLRERQGDVDGARADFEAGLSAFREGDPPALLDALREGTMRKP
- the dusA gene encoding tRNA dihydrouridine(20/20a) synthase DusA, translating into MMPTHPMPLSVAPMMDWTDRNCRYFHRQLSRHTLLYTEMVTTGAILHGDRERLLGYDAAEHPVALQLGGSEPAALAESARIGEQWGYDEINLNVGCPSDRVQSGRFGACLMAEPDLVARLVGAMREAVSIPVTVKSRIAIDELEEWPTLEGFIRKVSAAGCTRFIVHARKAWLQGLSPKENRDVPPLRYDLVHRLKAEFPHLDISINGGIKTLDAAAEQLRHVDGVMMGRAPYENPYLLAEADRRFFGATTPVPQRHEVVEAMLPYIEKAMLRGAPLGAITRHMLGLFQGLPGARAWRRHLSENAHKHGAGPEVVVAALAKVRREPEAEVAA